One Anopheles marshallii chromosome 3, idAnoMarsDA_429_01, whole genome shotgun sequence genomic region harbors:
- the LOC128715237 gene encoding uncharacterized protein LOC128715237, translating to MEYASFVKDLRRESYNSTASPPDTQYAKEFEEQMQALVINFDVDDPYLEQQHQYSITSTPLQSGSGLKWKTQRKAICTTIFDETEQVEVPKKKKALEIVQNSSEDLEFQRSFDSSEGISLRFDSSSSSDDIPDLMACNELIADPSSSHSTYAGEDHVQRRAYTSFPFEAIQGEDSLLEPSADISPNDRTKFPTKCLCTPAKRTYDEANS from the exons ATGGAATACGCCAGCTTTGTGAAGGATTTGCGGAGGGAATCTTACAACAGCACCGCCTCTCCCCCAGACACGCAATACGCAAAGGAATTTGAAGAGCAAATGCAAGCCCTGGTTATTAACTTCGATGTCGACGATCCATATCTGGAACAGCAGCATCAGTACTCTATCACAAGCACACCACTGCAATCCGGAAGTGggttgaaatggaaaacccaAAGAAAAGCGATCTGTACTACAATATTCGACGAAACAGAGCAGGTAGAagtaccgaaaaagaaaaaggcttTGGAGATTGTACAAAACAGTAGCGAAGATCTTGAGTTCCAGCGCTCGTTTGACTCGAGCGAAGGCATTTCGCTGCGTTTCGATTCGTCTAGTTCGAGCGATGATATTCCGGATTTAATGGCATGCAATGAATTAATAGCTGACCCCTCATCATCGCACAGTACATACGCAGGGGAAGACCACGTTCAACGTCGCGCGTATACATCTTTCCCGTTTGAAGCCATCCAAGGAGAAG ACTCGTTGCTTGAACCGTCTGCTGATATTTCGCCGAACGATAGAACGAAGTTTCCAACCAAATGTTTATGTACTCCTGCGAAGCGAACGTATGATGAGGCTAACAGTTAG
- the LOC128714977 gene encoding dynein light chain Tctex-type 5-like, translating to MKNVNNTKEGEKVKRSRKIGFVDPQGDSDGQDVKSTEKTYRKSTYPRESMAAMARKSSVLILSRLMGPAMTSSRADRSLYDRTSMYAVPRFQNTYRLESKNPFHREAMRSMMDHFLKSYLDEHKYVPRRAKRLAENLSEELRNQFKLCQFERYRIVALVTVGDKQMQDFRCVARALWDPEKDDCLSSTYEASSFYVVASVWVMYFE from the exons atgaaaaatgttaacaatACGAAG GAAGGAGAAAAGGTAAAGCGATCGCGAAAGATCGGTTTTGTAGATCCTCAAGGAGATTCCGACGGGCAGGATGTGAAAAGTACCGAAAAAACCTAT AGAAAATCAACCTATCCCCGGGAAAGTATGGCTGCAATGGCG CGTAAATCATCCGTACTGATACTTTCGCGATTGATGGGACCAGCCATGACTTCCTCCCGGGCAGACAGAAGTCTTTACGATCGAACCAGTATG TACGCAGTCCCTCGTTTCCAAAACACCTACCGTCTGGAGTCCAAAAATCCGTTTCACCGTGAAGCGATGCGGTCCATGATGGACCATTTTTTAAAATCGTACCTCGACGAACACAAGTATGTGCCTAGGCGAGCGAAACGGTTGGCGGAAAATTTAAGTGAAGAGttaagaaatcaatttaaGCTGTGCCAGTTCGAAAGGTACCGTATAGTTGCGCTTGTGACGGTGGGCGATAAGCAAATGCAGGACTTTCGGTGTGTTGCTCGAGCCCTTTGGGATCCGGAGAAGGATGATTGTTTAAGTAGCACCTACGAAGCATCGTCCTTCTACGTGGTCGCTAGCGTTTGGGTTATGTATTTCGAGTGA